Proteins found in one Populus alba chromosome 14, ASM523922v2, whole genome shotgun sequence genomic segment:
- the LOC118034167 gene encoding strychnine-10-hydroxylase, translating into MDFPFQFSATAILILFAFITPSIYYLFRIPGKENKKSAPPEAAGAWPLIGHLHLLAGSQPPHITLGNLADKYGPIFTVKLGVHRTLIVSNWEMAKQCLTTNDKAFATRPKALATDILGFNYSMLGFSPYGTYWRQIRKIVTLEVLSNHRLEMFKSVREDEVRDAVGALYQQWIGNKSNSQKLLVDMKRWFNDITLNVILKIIVSKRYVDYASPGEEKPSDEWRDSLSAFLELSGMFVASDALPFLRWLDLGGAEKAMKRTAKSLDHTVAKWLEEHKQKKASGTAKGEEDFMDLMLSALDDAKELSNRSADTINKATCLTLILTASDTTSVTLTWTLSLLLNNRDVLKKAQDELDIHVGRERQVKESDMKNLVYLQAIFKETLRLYPAAPLSGPHESMEECTVGGYHIPAGTRLSTNLSKIHRDPQVWSDPDEFQPERFLTTHKDCDFLGQHFEFIPFGSGRRMCPGISFALQVLNLALATLLHGFNIETVDDAPIDMTETGGITNVKATPLQALLTPRLSPGLYDLQ; encoded by the exons ATGGATTTCCCCTTTCAGTTCTCAGCAACTGCTATACTTATTCTGTTTGCCTTTATTACGCCCTCGATCTACTATTTGTTTCGGATTCCAGGAAAGGAGAACAAGAAGAGCGCACCGCCGGAAGCTGCCGGTGCATGGCCCCTTATTGGGCATCTCCATCTACTAGCAGGCTCACAACCGCCCCATATAACGTTGGGAAACTTGGCTGACAAGTATGGTCCGATATTCACCGTGAAGCTTGGAGTCCATCGAACTTTGATAGTGAGTAATTGGGAGATGGCGAAGCAGTGTCTAACAACAAATGACAAAGCTTTCGCTACTCGACCTAAAGCTCTTGCAACGGACATCTTGGGCTTCAATTACAGCATGCTTGGATTTAGCCCCTACGGGACATATTGGCGCCAGATACGCAAGATAGTCACTCTTGAGGTTCTCTCTAATCATCGACTGGAGATGTTCAAAAGTGTTCGAGAGGATGAGGTAAGGGATGCTGTAGGAGCGTTATACCAGCAATGGATCGGGAACAAAAGTAATTCACAAAAGCTTTTGGTGGATATGAAGAGATGGTTTAATGACATAACTTTAAACGTTATATTGAAGATAATTGTCAGCAAGCGATATGTGGACTATGCAAGCCCTGGAGAGGAAAAGCCGAGCGATGAATGGAGGGATTCACTGAGCGCATTTTTAGAATTGTCAGGAATGTTTGTAGCGTCTGACGCACTTCCATTTTTAAGATGGTTGGATTTGGGAGGAGCTGAGAAGGCAATGAAAAGGACAGCAAAAAGCCTAGACCATACGGTTGCAAAATGGTTAGAAGAGCACAAGCAGAAGAAAGCTTCTGGGACAGCAAAGGGAGAAGAAGATTTCATGGATTTGATGCTGTCCGCTTTGGATGATGCTAAAGAGCTTTCTAATCGCAGTGCTGATACCATCAATAAGGCTACATGTCTG ACTCTTATTCTAACAGCATCAGACACTACATCAGTTACATTGACTTGGACTCTTTCTTTACTACTAAACAATCGTGATGTCTTAAAGAAAGCACAAGATGAACTGGACATCCATGTTGGTAGAGAAAGGCAAGTGAAGGAGTCTGACATGAAAAACTTGGTCTACTTACAAGCTATCTTCAAGGAAACCTTACGCTTATATCCCGCTGCACCACTGTCTGGACCCCATGAATCCATGGAGGAATGTACCGTAGGTGGCTACCATATTCCTGCTGGCACGCGCCTATCCACAAATCTCTCAAAGATTCACCGAGATCCACAAGTGTGGTCGGACCCCGATGAGTTTCAACCAGAAAGGTTTCTGACTACTCATAAGGATTGTGATTTTCTAGGCCAACATTTTGAGTTTATTCCATTTGGAAGCGGAAGAAGAATGTGCCCTGGAATCTCGTTTGCCCTTCAAGTCTTGAACCTTGCACTTGCTACTTTGCTGCATGGGTTCAACATAGAGACTGTGGATGATGCACCGATTGATATGACCGAAACCGGTGGAATAACCAACGTCAAAGCCACACCTCTACAAGCCCTTCTCACTCCTCGTCTTTCTCCTGGCTTGTATGATCTGCAATAA
- the LOC118034164 gene encoding cytochrome P450 CYP82D47 codes for MDFPFQFSATAVLILFAFITPSIYYLFRIPGKEISKKRAPPEAAGAWPLIGHLHLLAGSQPPHITLGNLADKYGPIFTVKLGVHRTLIVSNWEMAKECLRTNDKAFATRPKTLAMDILGYNYSILSFSPYGTYWRLIRKIVTLEVLSNHRLEMFRHVREDEVRDAVGALYQQWIRNKSNSQKLLVEMKRWFSDITLNVILKIIVSKRYVDYANRGEEKPSDEWRDSMRTFLELSGMFVVSDALPFLRWLDLGGAEKAMKRTAKNLDHAVEKWLEEHKQKKASETAKGEDDFMDLMLSVDLDDAKELSNRSADTITKATCLTLILAASDTTSVTLTWTLSLLLNNREVLKKAQDELDIHVGRERQVKESDMKNLVYLQAIIKETFRLYPAAPLSGPHESMEECTVGGYHIPAGTRLFTNLSKIHRDPQVWSDPDEFQPERFLTTHKDCDFRGQHFEFIPFGSGRRMCPGISFALQVLNLALATLLHGFDIETLDDAPFDMTETGGITNVKATPLKALLTPRLSPGLYDLQ; via the exons ATGGATTTCCCCTTTCAGTTCTCAGCAACTGCTGTACTTATTCTGTTTGCCTTTATTACGCCCTCGATCTACTATTTGTTTCGGATTCCAGGAAAGGAGATAAGCAAGAAGAGAGCACCGCCGGAAGCTGCCGGTGCATGGCCCCTTATTGGCCATCTCCATCTACTAGCAGGCTCACAACCACCCCATATAACTTTGGGAAACTTGGCTGACAAGTATGGTCCGATATTCACCGTCAAGCTTGGAGTCCATCGAACTTTGATAGTGAGTAACTGGGAGATGGCCAAGGAGTGTCTAAGGACCAATGACAAAGCTTTCGCTACTCGACCTAAGACTCTTGCAATGGATATCTTGGGCTACAATTACAGCATTCTTAGTTTTAGCCCCTACGGAACTTATTGGCGTCTGATACGCAAGATAGTCACTCTTGAGGTTCTCTCTAATCATCGACTGGAGATGTTCAGACATGTTCGAGAGGATGAGGTAAGGGATGCTGTAGGAGCGTTATACCAGCAATGGATCAGGAACAAAAGCAATTCACAAAAGCTTTTGGTGGAGATGAAGAGATGGTTTAGTGACATAACTTTAAACGTTATATTGAAGATAATTGTTAGCAAGCGATATGTGGATTATGCAAACCGTGGAGAGGAAAAGCCAAGCGATGAATGGAGGGATTCAATGAGAACATTTTTAGAATTGTCAGGAATGTTTGTAGTGTCTGACGCCCTTCCATTTTTAAGATGGTTGGATTTGGGAGGAGCTGAGAAGGCAATGAAAAGGACAGCAAAAAATCTAGACCATGCGGTTGAAAAATGGTTAGAAGAGCACAAGCAGAAGAAAGCTTCTGAGACAGCTAAGGGAGAAGATGATTTCATGGATTTGATGCTGTCCGTCGACTTGGATGATGCTAAAGAGCTTTCTAATCGCAGTGCTGATACCATCACTAAGGCTACATGTCTG ACTCTTATTCTAGCAGCATCAGACACTACATCAGTTACATTAACTTGGACTCTCTCTTTACTACTAAACAATCGCGAGGTCTTAAAGAAAGCACAAGATGAACTAGACATCCATGTTGGTAGAGAAAGGCAAGTGAAGGAGTCTGACATGAAAAACTTGGTCTACTTGCAAGCTATTATCAAGGAAACCTTTCGTTTATATCCCGCTGCACCACTGTCTGGACCCCATGAATCCATGGAGGAATGTACCGTAGGTGGCTACCATATTCCTGCCGGCACGCGCCTATTCACAAATCTCTCAAAGATTCACCGAGATCCACAAGTGTGGTCGGACCCTGATGAGTTTCAACCAGAAAGGTTTCTGACTACTCACAAGGATTGTGATTTTCGAGGCCAACATTTTGAGTTTATTCCATTTGGTAGCGGAAGAAGAATGTGCCCTGGAATCTCGTTTGCCCTTCAAGTCCTGAACCTTGCACTTGCTACTTTGCTGCATGGGTTCGACATAGAGACTCTGGATGATGCACCGTTTGATATGACTGAAACCGGTGGAATAACCAACGTCAAAGCCACACCTCTAAAAGCCCTTCTCACTCCTCGTCTTTCTCCTGGCTTGTATGATCTGCAATAA